In one Pungitius pungitius chromosome 13, fPunPun2.1, whole genome shotgun sequence genomic region, the following are encoded:
- the LOC119214058 gene encoding uncharacterized protein LOC119214058 → METTAKPVDAPDEWTANYSQDGVKTGTASSHHGSVKSRSSRSSTSSRVSLDAARARAKAEAAKTRLAFTEKESELKIERAKLEARIDYINLQREAEAAHAEAVVLENAAADMDGSEHNKELKSLPLQESALKRTHDYVSDHALHHFTQAPTEDKEVYPLHALLSPQQTQSLTINRRSMYHQRDTQEPPTEVLQRRNYDQQHNALPSKSPASDNISHNATVTDLAKFLAKNQLVSSGLTRFDDLPEHYQAWRETFINTIENLEMSASEEMDLLIKWLGKDSSEQALRIRSVNIRRPSLGLQTIWERLNKTYGSPEVIERALFTKIENFPKIHNRDNKKLQELADLLVELDVAKGDGYLPGLAYLDTTRGVQPIVEKLPVHLQDRWLSQGCKYKREHCVAFPPFSFFREFVCREAEDRNDPSFNVPTFVPTSYKNEKLTHIKPVSVHKTSISSQDATTKTEDLDRLCPLHNKPHALKKCRGFRRMILDDRKKYLKENNICFRCCASTTHQAKFCETLIKCTECDSNKHLSALHPGPPPQSQPCFFRPSENGGECEETMQPDVTSQCTEVCGKDFKGKSCSKICIVNVYPSGHRNLKRKMYAILDDQSNASLARSEFYEMFNIRGEAVSYTLKTCAGMVETAGRKACGFTVESIDGKMNMALPTLTECNEIPNNRAEIPTPEAAYHHHHLRQIATEIPALDPDAAILLLLGRDIVRAHKVRKQHNGPHDAPYAQKLDLGWVIIGDVCLGGAHKANTVSTMKTSILENGRPTCFTPCENQIRVKEIYRIENKGKNPLLHKPTPSTSIIPEMDSLGKAVFCTTENDNLLAHSIEDLAFIQIMERELSQDDTNSWVAPLPFRQPRRRLPNNRDYAHGRLMSLRRTLQKKPGMKEHFTEFMQKMLDNKHAELAPPLKEGVECWYLPTFGVYHPQKPDQIRVVFDSSAQCDGISLNDVLLSGPDLNNSLIGVLLRFRREPVAVTADIRQMFYCFSVREDCRDFLRFLWFRENDLNQDVVEYRMRVHVFGNSPSPAVAIFALRRAAKHQEECYGSDARHFVERDFYVDDGLKSFSTEAEAIEVVRRTQRMLAESNIMLHKIASNRTEVMNAFPAEERAKDIKDLDLSTDDLPVQRSLGVSWNIMSDTFTFHVPEGKKPFTRRGVLSTVNSLFDPLGFLAPVTIEGRLILRELSTQDTEWDTSQKTELCVFSDASVKAISAVAYLKVTNEHGHSEVGFVFDFGQSLTMTGF, encoded by the exons ATGGAGACTACAGCCAAGCCAGTAGATGCTCCAGATGAATGGACAGCAAACTACTCACAAGATGGTGTCAAAACAGGTACAGCCTCCTCACACCATGGCTCTGTAAAATCACGCTCTTCACGCTCATCGACAAGCTCTAGAGTCAGCTTAGACGCAGCAAGAGCCCGAGCTAAAGCAGAAGCAGCTAAAACCAGGTTGGCCTTCACAGAAAAAGAGAGTGAACTAAAAATTGAAAGAGCTAAGCTGGAAGCCAGAATCGACTACATCAATTTACAGCGAGAAGCGGAAGCTGCTCACGCAGAAGCTGTAGTGCTGGAGAATGCAGCAGCAGATATGGATGGATCTGAGCATAACAAAGAACTAAAGTCCTTGCCCCTTCAAGAAAGTGCACTTAAAAGAACGCATGATTATGTCAGCGATCACGCCCTGCATCATTTCACACAGGCACCAACGGAGGATAAGGAAGTCTACCCCTTACATGCACTACTCTCACCCCAGCAGACCCAGTCCCTCACCATCAATAGGAGATCGATGTATCATCAAAGAGATACACAAGAGCCTCCCACAGAAGTCTTACAGCGGAGGAATTATGATCAACAGCATAATGCTCTCCCCTCAAAGTCACCCGCCTCAGACAACATAAGTCATAATGCTACAGTAACTGATCTTGCCAAATTTCTTGCTAAAAATCAGCTGGTATCCTCAGGATTGACACGGTTTGATGACCTACCTGAACACTACCAAGCTTGGAGAGAGACCTTCATCAACACAATTGAAAACCTCGAGATGTCAGCAAGTGAAGAGATGGATTTGCTGATAAAATGGCTGGGAAAGGATTCCAGTGAGCAAGCGCTTAGGATCAGGTCTGTCAACATCAGGCGACCTTCTTTGGGTCTTCAAACAATTTGGGAGAGATTAAACAAAACGTATGGCTCTCCAGAGGTCATAGAGAGAGCTCTTTTTACTAAAATAGAGAACTTCCCCAAGATCCATAACAGAGACAATAAAAAACTCCAGGAGCTAGCAGACCTATTAGTAGAGTTGGATGTGGCTAAAGGAGATGGATACTTACCAGGGCTAGCTTACCTTGACACAACAAGAGGAGTGCAGcctattgtggagaaacttcCTGTCCATCTACAAGACAGGTGGCTGTCTCAGGGATGCAAGTACAAAAGAGAACATTGTGTTGCCTTTCCTCCTTTCTCATTTTTCCGAGAGTTTGTCTGCAGAGAAGCCGAAGACAGAAACGACCCGAGTTTCAACGTCCCCACTTTCGTTCCAACCTCTTACAAGAATGAGAAGTTGACTCATATTAAACCGGTCTCTGTACACAAGACAAGCATCTCATCCCAGGACGCAACCACCAAAACAGAAGATCTCGACAGACTGTGCCCCCTGCATAACAAGCCCCACGCACTAAAGAAATGCAGAGGTTTCAGGAGAATGATCTTAGATGACAGGAAGAAATACCTAAAAGAGAACAATATATGTTTTCGTTGCTGTGCTTCCACAACGCATCAGGCAAAGTTCTGCGAAACCCTCATAAAATGCACAGAGTGTGACAGCAACAAACATCTCTCTGCTCTTCACCCcggccctcctcctcagtcccaGCCATGTTTCTTCCGTCCCTCAGAGAACGGCGGGGAGTGTGAGGAGACAATGCAGCCAGATGTCACATCACAATGTACCGAGGTTTGCGGTAAGGACTTTAAAGGCAAATCCTGCTCAAAGATCTGCATTGTGAATGTGTATCCCAGTGGTCACCGTAACctaaagagaaaaatgtatgCCATTTTAGACGACCAAAGTAATGCGTCCTTAGCTAGATCTGAGTTTTATGAAATGTTCAACATCAGGGGAGAAGCAGTGTCATACACACTCAAAACCTGTGCAGGGATGGTGGAAACAGCTGGCAGAAAAGCCTGTGGATTTACCGTAGAATCTATAGATGGAAAAATGAACATGGCACTACCTACACTAACCGAGTGTAATGAAATTCCAAATAATAGGGCAGAAATCCCAACGCCAGAAGCTGcgtaccaccaccaccacctgagACAGATTGCGACCGAAATCCCTGCTCTTGATCCGGACGCTGCTATTTTACTACTTCTGGGTAGAGACATTGTAAGGGCCCATAAAGTTCGTAAACAGCACAATGGCCCTCACGATGCACCTTATGCACAAAAGCTAGACCTCGGGTGGGTCATAATAGGGGACGTATGCCTTGGAGGCGCCCACAAGGCTAACACAGTCAGTACCATGAAGACTTCCATCCTCGAAAATGGAAGACCAACTTGCTTTACTCCATGTGAGAATCAGATACGAGTGAAAGAAATCTATCGTATTGAAAACAAAGGCAAGAACCCACTCCTTCACAAACCCACGCCAAGTACCTCGATAATACCAGAGATGGATAGCCTCGGGAAAGCGGTGTTCTGTACAACGGAGAATGACAACTTGCTAGCTCATTCCATCGAGGATCTAGCCTTTATACAGATCATGGAACGAGAGTTGTCACAGGACGACACAAACAGCTGGGTCGCTCCGCTCCCTTTCCGTCAGCCACGAAGACGTCTCCCTAACAACAGAGACTATGCTCACGGCCGTCTGATGTCACTGCGACGGACGCTGCAGAAGAAACCTGGAATGAAAGAACATTTCACTGAATTCATGCAGAAAATGCTTGACAATAAGCATGCAGAGCTTGCACCACCACTCAAAGAAGGGGTAGAATGCTGGTACCTCCCTACCTTTGGCGTGTACCACCCTCAAAAGCCTGACCAGATTCGTGTGGTATTTGATTCCAGTGCACAGTGTGATGGAATCTCACTGAATGATGTGTTGCTTTCTGGACCAGACCTTAACAATAGCCTCATTGGAGTGCTTCTCAGATTCAGAAGAGAACCTGTTGCAGTAACAGCAGACATACGAcaaatgttttactgtttttcagTGCGTGAAGATTGCAGGGACTTTCTACGGTTCTTGTGGTTCAGGGAAAATGATCTCAACCAGGACGTGGTCGAGTACCGAATGCGAGTTCATGTTTTTGGGAACAGCCCATCACCGGCAGTGGCGATCTTTGCTCTGAGGCGAGCGGCAAAGCACCAAGAGGAATGCTACGGCAGTGATGCGAGACACTTTGTTGAGAGAGATTTTTATGTCGACGACGGTCTTAAATCATTTTCAACTGAAGCTGAGGCCATCGAAGTCGTACGTCGCACACAGAGAATGTTGGCTGAGTCAAACATCATGCTGCACAAGATCGCCTCAAATCGAACAGAGGTCATGAATGCATTTCCAGCAGAAGAAAGAGCAAAGGATATCAAAGACCTCGACCTTTCCACCGACGACTTGCCTGTTCAACGGAGCCTGGGAGTCAGCTGGAATATAATGTCGGACACTTTCACTTTCCATGTTCCCGAAGGTAAAAAACCGTTCACACGTCGAGGGGTGCTGTCAACAGTGAACAGTCTGTTTGATCCACTGGGTTTTTTGGCTCCCGTCACCATTGAAGGCAGACTTATACTCAGAGAGCTTTCGACTCAAGACACAGAATGGGACACAT CGCAGAAAACAGAACTGTGCGTCTTTTCAGATGCCTCTGTGAAAGCAATATCAGCAGTGGCTTACCTGAAGGTTACAAATGAACATGGTCACAGTGAAGTCGGCTTCGTCTTTG ACTTCGGCCAGTCGTTGACGATGACGGGCTTCTGA
- the LOC119214043 gene encoding semaphorin-4G-like, with amino-acid sequence MRIRPGRRVCVSVSVSVCVCVCVWVRVCVPAEMRGAPSSALCFLLLSCCVCAAAGYPFSTPLDLDVTPRVTVLNSGLQGCRRFPSSAVGTMLLEADSERLFVGARGAVFALNASDISASSALTIEWEASPEQKRQCLLKGKDNKTECFNHIRFLQRFNSTHLYMCGTHAFRPLCAYINEEKFVMSSKPEEGRDKCPYGPTTGYTALIVDQQMYTASQYEFRSFPDIRRNSPSPTLKTEDAPTRWLNEADFVGSALVRESLGSSTGDDDKIYYFFTEKSPEQTTTYSHSRVARVARVCKGDQGGRLTLQKRWTSFLKARLTCSLPEYDFHFNMLRSVFVMPGLTPRDTLFYGIFGLEWKNVKASAVCRFSLSDFQEAFQGPYMENQESGSKWKEYTGKIPDPRPGTCVTDALRARGINFSTSLPDDVLNFVRRHPLMSLQVQPSDRRPLLFRRTTDYTRTAVSAVQGLDGRTYHVLYIGTDDGWLHKAVEIKGQLHIIEELQLFEEPQPVNNLLLSAKQMSVYVSSPSGVVQLPLSSCHRYTSCYDCLFARDPHCAWNGAQCVAVMAQADRSTLIQDVQEGSKGCENTQDDVVVRSRSVRVGDDVLLQCELSSNLATPLWTLDGGELQGYGLNSGFRTGTDGLLIIEARQDQSGLYTCFAVENGIKVAIVTFNVTIRPDLPPAPPVEPTQDTYRFFATVPAPTGHPSSERPPAPAPLLPHSKLLSPRDMEAVYLSLITILGSLCVVLTVVLVYVGFCLRVGNGGKYSLRAAASAYPNSKKHGRSRKQHRSSSLMELKTISSHCNGNGVCNGVSKRHNGDVLDGGFLQIVPGQAHSSPNKEPPPMAPPLPPTPQHASSECDFPSGLSATLPSVLRRMNGNSYVLLRQSESESSSPLCSSFAEELNKILEKRKRTQLLPRPDESSV; translated from the exons GTCTGCAGGGCTGCAGACGTTTCCCGTCCTCGGCAGTCGGCACCATGTTGCTGGAGGCCGACAGCGAGCGTCTCTTCGTCGGGGCCCGGGGAGCCGTTTTTGCTCTCAATGCCTCTGACATTTCAGCCAGCTCTGCTCTCACC ATCGAATGGGAAGCCTCCCCCGAGCAAAAACGTCAGTGTCTGCTCAAGGGAAAAGACAATAAG ACGGAGTGTTTTAATCACATCCGCTTCCTCCAGAGGTTCAACTCAACTCACCTCTACATGTGTGGGACACATGCCTTCAGACCCCTCTGTGCATACATA AATGAGGAGAAGTTTGTGATGTCGTCCAAGCCCGAAGAGGGCAGAGACAAATGCCCCTACGGCCCGACGACGGGCTACACCGCCCTCATCGTCG ACCAGCAGATGTACACGGCTTCTCAGTACGAGTTCCGGAGCTTTCCAGATATCCGCCGCAACTCTCCGTCCCCCACGCTGAAGACGGAAGACGCCCCCACGCGCTGGCTGAACG AGGCAGACTTTGTGGGCTCGGCGCTCGTGAGGGAGAGTTTGGGCAGCAGCACCGGCGACGATGATAAGATCTACTACTTCTTCACCGAGAAGAGCCCGGAGCAGACGACGACCTACAGCCACAGCCGGGTGGCACGAGTCGCTCGCGTTTGTAAG GGGGACCAGGGAGGCCGCTTAACTCTCCAGAAACGGTGGACGTCCTTCCTCAAGGCCAGGCTCACATGTTCTCTGCCCGAGTACGACTTCCACTTCAACATGCTGCGCAGCGTGTTTGTCATGCCTGGCTTGACTCCTCGGGACACGCTCTTCTACGGAATCTTCGGCCTGGAGTG GAAAAACGTGAAGGCGTCTGCGGTGTGTCGATTCTCTTTGTCTGACTTCCAAGAGGCCTTTCAAGGACCATACATGGAGAACCAGGAATCTGGCTCTAAGTGGAAGGAGTACACTGGAAAAATCCCTGACCCCAGACCTGGAACG TGTGTCACTGACGCTCTGAGGGCCCGGGGCATCAacttctccacctccctccccgaTGATGTACTGAACTTTGTCCGGAGGCATCCCCTGATGTCTCTGCAGGTCCAACCTTCGGACAGACGACCACTTCTGTTCAGGCGGACCACGGACTACACGCGCACGGCCGTAAGCGCGGTGCAAGGCTTAGATGGACGAACATACCATGTATTGTACATCGGGACTG atgacGGCTGGTTACATAAAGCTGTAGAAATCAAGGGTCAGCTTCACATTATCGAGGAGCTCCAGCTGTTTGAGGAACCACAGCCTGTCAACAACCTGCTGCTGTCAGCCAAACAG ATGAGTGTATATGTGAGCTCTCCGTCAGGAGTGGTGCAGCTTCCCCTCTCCAGCTGTCACAGATACACCTCCTGCTACGACTGCCTCTTTGCCAGGGACCCTCACTGTGCCTGGAACGGAGCCCAGTGTGTGGCTGTAATGGCTCAagcagacag ATCCACTTTAATCCAGGACGTCCAGGAGGGCAGCAAAggatgtgaaaacacacaagatg ACGTTGTCGTGCGGAGCCGCTCGGTGCGAGTGGGCGACGACGTGCTGCTGCAGTGTGAGCTAAGCTCAAACCTGGCGACGCCCCTCTGGACTCTGGACGGCGGCGAGCTGCAGGGCTACGGCCTCAACTCTGGCTTCAGAACCGGCACGGACGGCCTGCTGATCATCGAGGCCCGGCAGGACCAAAGCGGGCTCTACACCTGCTTTGCTGTCGAGAACGGCATCAAGGTTGCCATAGTTACCTTCAACGTCACCATCCGTCCCGACCTGCCCCCGGCCCCGCCTGTTGAGCCGACTCAAGACACGTACAGGTTCTTTGCCACCGTGCCAGCCCCCACTGGGCATCCCTCCTCAGAGAGGCCACCGGCCCCGGCACCTCTCCTGCCCCACTCAAAGCTGCTCTCCCCCAGGGACATGGAGGCCGTATATCTGTCCCTCATCACCATCCTGGGAAGCCTGTGTGTGGTCCTCACCGTGGTGCTCGTCTACGTGGGCTTCTGCCTGCGAGTGGGCAACGGAGGGAAGTACTCTTTACGGGCCGCCGCTTCAGCCTACCCCAACAGCAAGAAGCACGGCAGGAGCAGGAAACAGCACAGGAGCTCCTCCCTCATGGAGCTGAAGACCATCTCAAGCCACTGCAACGGCAACGGCGTTTGTAATGGAGTTTCGAAGAGGCACAACGGCGACGTCCTGGATGGAGGCTTCCTCCAGATCGTACCCGGACAGGCTCACTCGTCACCCAACAAGGAGCCCCCTCCCATGGCCCCTCCTCTCCCGCCAACTCCGCAACACGCCTCCTCCGAGTGTGACTTCCCCAGCGGGCTGTCGGCCACGCTGCCCAGCGTCCTGCGGAGGATGAACGGCAACAGCTACGTGCTGCTGAGGCAGAGCGAGTCGGAAAGCTCGTCGCCGCTCTGCTCCTCTTTTGCCGAGGAGCTCAACAAGATcttggagaagaggaagcgcaCTCAGCTGCTGCCACGACCGGACGAGAGCTCTGTGTAG